From one Mycolicibacterium sp. HK-90 genomic stretch:
- a CDS encoding TetR/AcrR family transcriptional regulator: MATQRKRDGQKRRRELCDAAVQVLAEQGSHGLSHPKVDQQAGVPSGTTSYYYRTRAALLRGVAERVAEMDTANLQSVTEESTKSDSPFGRIAHLVMMQGDGAGLMLNKARQELLLASTRDPALAEVYQDFLPHIITMCRDAIEQILPPEPASNPELLDMQSTAVTTFIGGVYGRLLVGDQTIANAEQLERFLTAIVRAVSAEYSATAGKRKSKRHSR; the protein is encoded by the coding sequence ATCGCTACACAACGAAAACGCGACGGCCAGAAACGTCGGCGTGAACTATGCGACGCGGCGGTCCAAGTACTGGCCGAGCAGGGATCGCATGGGCTGAGTCATCCCAAGGTAGACCAGCAAGCCGGAGTACCTAGCGGGACGACGTCTTACTACTACCGCACTCGCGCTGCACTGTTGCGCGGCGTCGCCGAACGCGTCGCCGAGATGGACACCGCGAATCTGCAATCGGTGACTGAAGAATCAACCAAGTCCGACTCACCGTTCGGCCGGATCGCGCATCTGGTCATGATGCAGGGCGACGGGGCCGGATTGATGCTCAACAAAGCACGCCAGGAACTGCTGCTGGCCTCCACACGTGACCCTGCGCTGGCGGAGGTTTACCAAGACTTCCTCCCCCACATCATCACCATGTGCCGCGATGCGATCGAGCAGATTCTGCCACCCGAACCGGCGTCCAATCCCGAACTGCTCGACATGCAAAGCACCGCCGTCACGACGTTTATCGGCGGAGTTTATGGCCGCCTCCTCGTCGGGGATCAGACCATCGCCAACGCAGAGCAGCTCGAACGGTTTCTGACAGCTATCGTCAGAGCAGTATCTGCTGAATACAGCGCTACGGCGGGAAAGCGAAAAAGCAAGCGGCATAGTCGATAA